A genomic segment from Bubalus bubalis isolate 160015118507 breed Murrah chromosome 5, NDDB_SH_1, whole genome shotgun sequence encodes:
- the C5H11orf24 gene encoding uncharacterized protein C11orf24 homolog — MWTALVLVWVSSWSLSESLHTSKHPLLNQTWDHLEKNSSVETATEVLNMTAERMTPATPPPVTLTRGTWGGDHTSPAVTAGATHRTDVGTSATAGGTRAGAASRPPVPPAPVSAWRTPSVPGTWSPGNGTSSRPATAMLPTTRTPATSAQPAATTPTNVSSPAGSHGPPGPTASLTPSSPQVLSESTQGPTIQAPTPTSRTVDDTAQRPTPTLLNTTPEPTSASVASMSTTMGTTTKAPKPTVSTAATSTPHTSPAPAVEATTPTTRPSPATSTPGAAGPGMTQTPEQAEPAATPGTTSPGPTPGDSKVPPTDSCQPSTQGRYLVVSSEPLALSSVNRSFLLAVLLLGVTLFITVLILFALQAYESYRKKDYTQVDYLINGMYADSEM; from the exons ATGTGGACAGCCCTCGTGCTCGTTTGGGTTTCCTCCTGGTCCTTATCCGAAAGCCTGCACACATCCAAGCATCCAC TCCTCAACCAAACGTGGGACCATTTGGAGAAAAACTCATCCGTGGAAACAGCGACCGAAGTCTTGAACATGACAGCTGAGAGAATGACCCCGGCGACACCGCCTCCTGTCACGCTGACCAGAGGGACTTGGGGAGGCGACCACACCTCTCCTGCAGTCACAGCAGGGGCAACACACAGGACAGACGTGGGCACTTCTGCGACGGCTGGAGGGACCCGGGCCGGAGCCGCCTCCAGGCCGCCCGTGCCGCCCGCCCCAGTATCTGCCTGGAGGACCCCATCCGTACCTGGCACGTGGTCGCCCGGCAACGGCACGTCATCTAGGCCAGCGACGGCCATGCTGCCCACCACACGCACACCGGCCACAAGTGCCCAGCCCGCTGCCACGACCCCCACAAATGTCAGCAGCCCCGCAGGCTCACACGGTCCTCCCGGGCCCACCGCCAGCCTGACACCCTCGAGTCCCCAAGTACTCAGTGAGTCCACGCAGGGCCCCACCATCCAGGCGCCAACGCCGACGTCCCGGACTGTGGATGACACAGCACAGAGGCCCACACCCACCCTCTTAAACACAACCCCGGAGCCCACCTCCGCCTCTGTGGCTTCCATGTCCACGACCATGGGCACTACAACCAAGGCCCCCAAGCCGACCGTCAGCACAGCGGCAACCTCCACACCTCACACCAGCCCAGCCCCTGCGGTGGAGGCCACGACCCCCACGACACGGCCCAGCCCTGCCACATCCACGCCGGGGGCCGCAGGGCCAGGCATGACTCAGACGCCGGAGCAGGCCGAGCCTGCGGCCACGCCTGGTACTACTTCCCCAGGGCCAACCCCTGGGGACTCTAAGGTGCCACCCACAGACTCGTGCCAGCCGAGTACCCAGGGCCGGTACCTGGTGGTCTCCAGCGAGCCCCTGGCCCTGTCCTCAGTGAACAGAAGTTTCCTCCTGGCGGTGCTCTTGCTGGGGGTCACCCTCTTCATCACCGTCCTGATCCTGTTCGCCCTGCAGGCCTACGAGAGCTACAGGAAGAAGGACTACACGCAGGTGGACTATCTCATCAACGGCATGTACGCCGACTCCGAGATGTGA